The Candidatus Binatia bacterium genome window below encodes:
- the xseB gene encoding exodeoxyribonuclease VII small subunit, producing MASKGTKEEGPGFEEGMKSLEGIVARLEQGNLPLEQSLDAFEKGIHLLRALHEKLGEVERRVEVLVRDADGVLRTREADDAGS from the coding sequence ATGGCGTCGAAGGGCACGAAAGAGGAAGGGCCGGGCTTCGAGGAGGGTATGAAATCCCTCGAGGGCATCGTTGCTCGACTCGAGCAGGGCAACCTCCCTCTGGAGCAGTCGCTCGATGCCTTCGAGAAGGGGATCCACCTGCTGCGCGCGCTGCATGAGAAGCTCGGAGAGGTCGAGCGTCGTGTGGAGGTGCTCGTCCGGGACGCCGACGGCGTGCTGCGGACCCGCGAAGCGGACGACGCGGGCTCGTGA
- a CDS encoding MBL fold metallo-hydrolase gives MSAESRLYLKQVEVGPMQNYAYLVGDREKREAVLIDAAWDVDGLVDIAEKDDMKITAGLVTHFHPDHLGGSMMGMDITGAAELIARIPVKIHMHKSEGSYAQKVSGLSSSDIVLTEGGDDFNVGDIQIKFLHTPGHTPGSQCFLVDGNLVSGDTLFIGSCGRVDLPGSSPEDLWRSLTGTLKVLPEATILYPGHNYSDQMTSTIGDESRKNPYMRFGKLQDFLSMMGY, from the coding sequence ATGAGCGCCGAATCCCGTCTGTACCTGAAGCAGGTCGAAGTCGGCCCGATGCAGAACTACGCCTACCTCGTCGGCGATAGGGAGAAGCGCGAGGCCGTCCTCATCGACGCCGCTTGGGATGTCGACGGCCTGGTCGACATCGCCGAGAAGGACGACATGAAGATCACGGCGGGACTCGTGACCCATTTCCACCCCGACCACCTCGGTGGCTCGATGATGGGCATGGATATCACCGGCGCGGCCGAACTCATTGCTCGGATCCCCGTGAAGATCCACATGCACAAGTCCGAGGGGTCATACGCCCAGAAGGTCTCCGGTCTCTCGTCGTCCGACATTGTCCTCACCGAGGGCGGGGACGACTTCAACGTCGGGGACATCCAGATCAAGTTCCTGCACACCCCGGGACACACCCCGGGCTCGCAGTGCTTCCTCGTCGACGGCAACCTGGTTTCCGGCGACACGCTCTTTATCGGCTCCTGCGGGCGCGTCGATCTTCCCGGCAGCAGCCCCGAGGATCTCTGGCGAAGCCTCACCGGCACGCTGAAGGTCCTGCCCGAGGCGACGATCCTTTACCCGGGCCACAACTACAGCGACCAGATGACGTCGACGATCGGCGACGAGTCACGGAAGAACCCATACATGCGCTTCGGAAAGCTCCAGGATTTCCTGTCCATGATGGGGTACTAG
- a CDS encoding cob(I)yrinic acid a,c-diamide adenosyltransferase: protein MAIRINRVYTRTGDKGQTRLVGGAAVRKDSTRVEAYGTVDELNSVLGLARTFNEEALQARPAPSRRARKAAQELDEILKRLQNELFDLGSELATPPGETYPGMMLVGDGEIRALEGAIDRCQEDLDPLPSFILPGGGRVSAFLHQARTVCRRAERDVLRLTSEENIENGPLRYLNRLSDLLFVQARWIALHTGSPEYLWERGVRLGPPMREAPQKTKKKAVAKKKSTGKKAVAKKKKKSPAKKTPAMRKKAPAKRKKESRR, encoded by the coding sequence ATGGCCATCCGAATCAATCGCGTTTACACGCGCACGGGCGACAAGGGACAGACCCGTCTCGTCGGCGGCGCGGCCGTTCGCAAGGACTCCACGCGCGTCGAGGCCTACGGAACCGTCGACGAACTGAACAGCGTCCTCGGGCTCGCCCGCACGTTCAACGAGGAGGCGCTGCAGGCACGGCCTGCGCCGAGTCGCCGGGCCCGCAAAGCGGCCCAGGAGCTCGACGAGATTCTAAAGCGACTTCAGAACGAGCTCTTCGACCTCGGAAGCGAGCTCGCCACGCCGCCGGGCGAAACCTACCCCGGCATGATGCTGGTCGGCGACGGCGAGATCCGTGCGCTCGAGGGGGCGATCGACCGCTGCCAGGAAGATCTCGACCCCCTGCCCTCGTTCATCCTACCGGGCGGAGGCCGCGTGTCCGCGTTCCTGCACCAGGCGCGCACCGTCTGCCGCCGCGCGGAGCGAGACGTGCTCCGCCTTACCTCCGAAGAGAACATCGAGAACGGCCCTCTGCGCTACCTGAACCGCCTGTCCGACCTCCTGTTCGTACAGGCGCGCTGGATCGCGCTGCACACCGGGTCGCCCGAATACCTCTGGGAGCGTGGTGTGCGCCTCGGACCTCCGATGCGCGAGGCACCGCAGAAGACGAAGAAGAAGGCTGTCGCCAAGAAGAAAAGCACCGGAAAGAAGGCCGTCGCGAAGAAGAAGAAGAAGAGCCCGGCGAAGAAGACGCCCGCGATGCGCAAGAAGGCTCCCGCCAAGCGAAAGAAGGAATCCCGCCGATGA
- a CDS encoding peptidoglycan DD-metalloendopeptidase family protein has product MNFDGRRLPLRRLRGSLGLLFAVAFLAAGAMSVGAMLLARAESLAKRIPEGARYYVVVRAAESEAARGDLALVSGIEILAERRAGEILAQTGPPETGPEHLAVFEVLVPVGRSGSTDGLLGAAAGVVDVIDLNAADRAKLTSTNALREGLAGGGLLLLGCVVFVSAAITTTQAAGRECRDEIGVRVLLGAEAEGLWGPLGLVVGGVALAGALLSFSAAALLVLAGPGEAAFPGWWMLAAVVALLVGTLGLAFGAARRVVAEAARATVLAGFACLLVFVPAPRATALGPPDLEARTQQPGPARDAVLLRALSRDLAVCRRTLHVARKGLATTELQAVVASAHDDEVLLRIASAKRAEDLVALGGAEERCAALAEERLRLREVLRSTRLLGPAIGPRQAPVQGTVVVRYGQAGRKPGTAGFRNGVALRTRRGESVRASAPGRVAYSGQLPGSGSVVVIDHGRRTYSVYAKIGPSRVRVGQEVDAGETVARAGTGLLYFSVRHRGRAVDPLDWVAGAPKS; this is encoded by the coding sequence TTGAACTTCGACGGACGCAGGTTGCCGCTTCGCCGCTTGCGCGGATCGCTCGGCTTGCTGTTCGCGGTCGCGTTCCTCGCCGCCGGCGCCATGAGCGTCGGCGCGATGTTGCTCGCCCGTGCGGAGAGTCTCGCGAAACGGATTCCGGAGGGAGCCCGATACTACGTCGTCGTGCGGGCTGCCGAGTCCGAAGCCGCGCGCGGCGACCTCGCGCTCGTGTCGGGTATTGAGATCCTCGCGGAACGGCGCGCCGGAGAGATCCTCGCGCAGACCGGGCCGCCGGAAACCGGGCCGGAGCACCTCGCGGTGTTCGAGGTACTGGTCCCTGTCGGCCGGTCCGGGTCGACGGATGGGCTCCTGGGCGCGGCGGCCGGGGTTGTTGACGTGATCGATCTGAACGCAGCGGACCGCGCCAAGCTCACTTCCACCAACGCCTTGCGTGAAGGCCTGGCCGGCGGCGGCCTCCTTCTTCTGGGCTGCGTCGTGTTTGTTTCCGCGGCGATCACGACGACGCAGGCCGCGGGACGAGAATGCCGTGACGAGATTGGCGTTCGCGTTCTCCTCGGTGCCGAGGCGGAAGGGCTATGGGGGCCGCTCGGACTCGTCGTTGGTGGTGTTGCCCTGGCGGGGGCTTTGCTGTCGTTCTCCGCGGCGGCGCTCCTCGTCCTCGCCGGTCCCGGCGAGGCAGCCTTTCCTGGATGGTGGATGCTTGCGGCGGTCGTCGCGCTTCTCGTCGGCACGTTGGGACTCGCGTTCGGCGCCGCCCGTCGCGTGGTCGCGGAGGCGGCTCGTGCGACGGTTCTGGCAGGGTTTGCCTGCCTGCTCGTCTTTGTGCCCGCGCCTCGAGCGACGGCGCTCGGACCGCCCGATCTGGAGGCGCGAACGCAGCAGCCAGGACCCGCGCGGGATGCGGTCCTCCTACGCGCGCTGTCGCGAGATCTCGCGGTCTGCCGCCGGACGCTGCACGTCGCGCGCAAGGGTCTGGCCACGACGGAGCTGCAGGCCGTCGTCGCCTCGGCGCACGACGACGAGGTTCTGCTCCGTATCGCCTCGGCGAAACGAGCGGAGGATCTAGTGGCGCTCGGTGGGGCAGAAGAGCGCTGCGCGGCGTTGGCGGAAGAACGGCTCCGCCTTCGCGAGGTGCTCCGTTCTACGCGGCTGTTGGGCCCCGCGATCGGCCCCCGTCAGGCTCCGGTCCAGGGCACGGTGGTCGTTCGGTACGGGCAGGCGGGTCGGAAACCCGGAACCGCAGGCTTTCGAAACGGCGTCGCGCTTCGCACGCGCCGAGGCGAGTCCGTCCGGGCGAGTGCCCCGGGACGGGTCGCATACTCCGGTCAGCTGCCGGGCTCCGGATCGGTCGTCGTGATCGACCACGGACGTCGAACCTACAGCGTCTACGCGAAGATCGGCCCGTCGCGCGTCCGCGTCGGCCAGGAAGTCGATGCGGGAGAGACGGTCGCCCGAGCGGGTACCGGTCTCTTGTACTTTTCGGTCCGCCATCGAGGACGCGCGGTGGATCCCCTCGACTGGGTCGCAGGCGCCCCGAAAAGCTAA
- a CDS encoding polyprenyl synthetase family protein: MTGPQLEKYLTSRRREIDVELGRCVAPSAGRPPSLVRAMRYAVLGPGKRLRPVLAVAAAEAVSGARARKKALRPGCAIEMIHAYSLAHDDLPAMDDDDMRRGRPSVHAKFGEAAAILAGDALLTDAFAVAAGARASDAPQALAVVSEIAAAAGSAGMVGGQVKDIDSEGKRRVGLAAVQTIHRLKTGALLRASVRVGALAAGAEAKDLRSLTTFGEAFGLVFQITDDVLDEVGDFKTLGKPAGGDKAAGKATYPGVLGLDGARREARRVAQEGYRAIEGFGRRGAALESLLRHVVDRAA, from the coding sequence GTGACCGGTCCTCAGCTGGAGAAGTACCTCACGTCGCGCCGGCGCGAAATCGACGTGGAGCTCGGCCGCTGTGTCGCGCCTTCGGCGGGCCGTCCTCCGTCGCTCGTGCGAGCGATGCGCTACGCGGTGCTGGGGCCGGGGAAGCGGCTGCGACCGGTATTGGCGGTCGCGGCGGCCGAAGCCGTCTCGGGGGCTCGCGCGAGGAAGAAGGCACTTCGGCCCGGCTGCGCGATCGAGATGATCCACGCGTATTCGCTGGCACACGATGATCTCCCCGCGATGGACGACGACGACATGCGACGGGGTCGGCCGTCGGTTCATGCCAAGTTCGGAGAGGCCGCCGCAATTCTCGCAGGAGACGCACTTCTCACCGACGCGTTTGCCGTGGCGGCCGGGGCGCGGGCCTCTGATGCCCCCCAGGCTCTGGCCGTGGTCTCGGAGATCGCTGCCGCCGCTGGTTCGGCCGGCATGGTGGGCGGACAGGTGAAGGATATCGACAGCGAGGGCAAGCGGCGCGTCGGTCTCGCGGCCGTGCAGACCATCCACCGATTGAAGACCGGTGCGCTCCTGCGTGCGAGCGTCCGCGTGGGTGCGTTGGCCGCGGGAGCCGAGGCGAAGGACCTTCGCTCCCTGACGACGTTCGGAGAGGCCTTCGGGCTCGTGTTTCAGATCACCGACGACGTCCTCGATGAGGTCGGAGACTTCAAGACGCTGGGCAAGCCCGCAGGCGGCGACAAGGCTGCCGGGAAGGCGACGTATCCGGGTGTTCTTGGACTCGACGGCGCTCGGCGGGAGGCGCGCCGGGTTGCGCAAGAGGGGTACCGAGCGATCGAAGGGTTCGGCCGCCGGGGCGCCGCGCTCGAGAGCCTGCTTCGCCATGTCGTCGACCGAGCGGCTTGA
- a CDS encoding TlyA family RNA methyltransferase, translated as MSSTERLDVLVAARGLAPSRERARGMILAGLVSVDGKVVTQAGTRVADDAPVEVAGPDHAFVSRGGVKLEGALDALGVNAAGRICVDVGASTGGFTDCLLQRDASLVHAVDVGYGQLAWKLRIDERVLVLERTNMRKLAPRSLDPAPTLAVIDASFISLRLLLQPTAEQLDPPAEVVALVKPQFEVGKGKVGKGGVVRDPAARQMAVDQVVAAASELGFRLLGVVDSGLPGAKKGNVEVFVHLER; from the coding sequence ATGTCGTCGACCGAGCGGCTTGACGTTCTCGTAGCGGCGCGGGGGCTCGCCCCGAGTCGGGAGAGGGCGCGCGGCATGATCCTCGCGGGGCTCGTGTCCGTCGACGGAAAGGTCGTGACCCAGGCGGGCACGCGCGTCGCGGATGACGCGCCCGTCGAGGTGGCGGGGCCGGATCACGCCTTCGTGTCGCGCGGCGGGGTGAAGCTCGAAGGGGCCCTCGACGCGTTGGGTGTGAACGCGGCCGGTCGCATCTGCGTCGACGTTGGCGCGTCGACAGGAGGCTTTACCGACTGCTTGTTGCAGCGAGACGCGAGTCTGGTTCACGCCGTGGACGTCGGCTACGGCCAACTCGCTTGGAAGCTCCGGATCGACGAGCGCGTCCTCGTTCTCGAGCGGACGAACATGAGGAAGCTCGCCCCCCGAAGTCTGGACCCGGCGCCAACCCTCGCGGTGATCGATGCGTCGTTCATCTCGCTCCGTCTGCTCCTGCAGCCAACCGCGGAACAGCTCGATCCTCCGGCCGAGGTTGTGGCGCTCGTCAAACCGCAGTTTGAGGTCGGCAAGGGCAAGGTCGGCAAGGGCGGGGTCGTGCGGGATCCCGCGGCGCGCCAGATGGCTGTGGATCAGGTCGTCGCGGCGGCCTCCGAGCTTGGTTTTCGGCTCCTGGGTGTGGTGGATTCGGGTCTTCCCGGAGCCAAGAAAGGAAACGTCGAGGTCTTCGTTCACCTTGAAAGGTGA
- the xseA gene encoding exodeoxyribonuclease VII large subunit — MSTQRGLDFGPRAKPAASAPSPESAPEKARRSIPVRRFVQQLKTGLQEVFPNRFWLEGEVSGYKVIRNGHAFFSLKEAKDTVEAVMWADQRARLAFTPEDGSQVLALVRRVDYYGPSGRLRLQVDDLEPHGVGALQKALEERKARLLKEGLFEDARKLPLPALPRVVGIVTAPKSAALKDILEILQQRFAERRMLVRPCRVQGQGAAEDIAAALDDLNRDGTADVIILGRGGGSMEDLWCFNEEAVVRAIARSRIPVIAGVGHEVDTTLADYAADLRVATPTAAAQRCLPDRREIEARLEEHDGRLRNAVAKRVELARARLRLCDAALADPRSIVSERRLRLEALASRSRQALVSLTPDQRGRLDGFAARARQALVALTPARRIRLERAMGGLRARLPRTDLHMENLGQLGPRLETAMLTSLSKARADLGARASQVNALSPLAVLGRGFAVPRRDDGAIVRDAASLTSGDALHLRFARGSARTRVEEVEALSDAMDSTAGPADEEET, encoded by the coding sequence TTGAGCACGCAGCGCGGCCTGGACTTCGGTCCTCGAGCGAAACCCGCCGCATCCGCGCCGTCACCCGAGAGCGCGCCGGAGAAGGCTCGCCGCTCGATTCCGGTCCGCCGGTTCGTGCAGCAGTTGAAGACCGGCCTTCAAGAGGTGTTCCCGAACCGCTTCTGGCTCGAAGGCGAGGTGTCCGGCTACAAGGTCATCCGCAACGGCCACGCGTTCTTCTCGTTGAAGGAAGCGAAGGACACCGTCGAGGCGGTGATGTGGGCCGACCAGCGCGCGCGGCTCGCCTTCACACCGGAGGACGGGAGTCAGGTGCTCGCCCTCGTACGTCGGGTCGACTACTACGGCCCGTCGGGCCGTCTTCGGCTTCAGGTCGACGATCTCGAGCCCCACGGCGTCGGAGCGCTGCAGAAGGCGCTCGAGGAGCGGAAGGCTCGCCTTCTCAAAGAGGGCTTGTTCGAGGACGCGCGGAAGCTTCCACTGCCGGCCCTGCCGCGAGTCGTCGGCATCGTGACGGCTCCCAAGAGCGCCGCGCTGAAGGACATCCTCGAGATTCTCCAGCAGCGGTTCGCCGAGCGTCGGATGCTCGTGCGGCCGTGTCGCGTGCAAGGGCAGGGAGCGGCCGAAGACATCGCGGCGGCGCTCGACGATCTGAATCGCGACGGAACGGCGGACGTGATCATTCTCGGCCGTGGCGGTGGGTCGATGGAAGACCTCTGGTGCTTCAACGAGGAGGCGGTCGTCCGCGCGATCGCACGGTCGCGGATTCCCGTCATCGCCGGGGTCGGCCACGAGGTCGACACGACTCTGGCGGACTACGCGGCCGACCTCAGGGTGGCCACGCCGACGGCAGCGGCCCAACGCTGCCTGCCGGATCGGCGCGAGATCGAGGCGCGACTCGAGGAACACGATGGTCGGCTGCGGAACGCCGTCGCCAAGCGCGTCGAGCTTGCGCGTGCCCGCTTGCGGTTGTGTGATGCGGCGCTGGCCGACCCACGGTCGATCGTCTCCGAACGGCGACTGCGCCTCGAGGCGCTGGCGTCACGGTCGCGGCAGGCTCTGGTGAGTCTGACGCCGGACCAGCGGGGGCGGCTGGATGGCTTCGCTGCCCGCGCACGCCAAGCGCTCGTGGCGCTCACGCCGGCTCGGCGGATTCGGCTCGAACGGGCGATGGGGGGCCTCCGTGCGCGGCTGCCCCGCACCGATCTTCACATGGAGAACCTCGGACAGCTCGGCCCCCGCCTCGAGACGGCGATGCTGACGTCGCTGTCCAAGGCGCGGGCGGATCTTGGCGCGAGGGCGTCGCAGGTCAACGCGCTCTCGCCACTGGCGGTTCTCGGCCGTGGCTTTGCCGTGCCGCGCCGCGACGACGGGGCGATCGTGCGAGACGCGGCGAGCCTCACGTCGGGTGATGCGCTCCATCTGCGCTTCGCGAGGGGATCGGCCCGGACGCGGGTCGAGGAGGTGGAAGCCTTGTCGGATGCTATGGATTCCACCGCGGGACCCGCGGACGAAGAGGAGACTTGA
- a CDS encoding RNA polymerase factor sigma-32 has product MKRPPRKGAARPKKEAARPDDEPVVVEAEPVDGLELREPSADPVILEAEIVDPVGDDAERVGRASGAEAAESTGDDDGADGDPKVASADVSEDRYGSLVPADALQRYLAEIRRHPLLDPDEEHELAVRWVEHGDREAAAELVTANLRLVVMMARKYQKAFKNLLDLVQEGNIGLLEAVKKFDPYRGVRFPSYAVYWIRAYIIRYVMNNWRVVKLGTTQAQRKLFFNLQREKEKLEREGYTPDPALIAERLSVKPQEVIEMEQRLSGRDVSVDAPVGDDGDSSMLDFLPDGSAQPEEEFGEGELRSMIQQRIREFGDTLEDKERVIFDQRMISDEPKTLQELGEVYGVSRERIRQIEERIKRRLRAYLVEQIPDIADVDVRMPLSDRRS; this is encoded by the coding sequence ATGAAGCGCCCGCCGCGCAAGGGAGCCGCTCGGCCCAAGAAGGAAGCCGCGCGCCCGGACGACGAACCCGTAGTCGTCGAGGCGGAGCCCGTGGATGGCCTCGAGCTGAGGGAGCCGTCCGCCGACCCGGTCATCCTGGAAGCGGAGATCGTTGACCCGGTGGGAGACGATGCCGAGCGGGTCGGTCGCGCCTCCGGTGCGGAGGCCGCGGAATCCACAGGAGACGACGACGGCGCTGACGGTGATCCGAAGGTTGCCTCCGCCGACGTAAGCGAGGACCGGTACGGCTCGCTCGTTCCCGCCGATGCTCTGCAGCGCTATCTGGCGGAGATTCGCCGCCACCCGCTGCTGGATCCGGACGAAGAGCACGAGCTCGCCGTACGTTGGGTCGAGCACGGGGACCGTGAGGCCGCGGCTGAACTCGTGACCGCGAACCTGCGCCTGGTGGTGATGATGGCGCGAAAGTATCAGAAGGCGTTCAAGAACCTTCTCGATCTCGTTCAAGAAGGGAACATCGGGTTGCTCGAGGCGGTGAAGAAGTTCGACCCGTACCGAGGCGTTCGCTTCCCGTCATACGCCGTCTACTGGATCCGTGCGTACATCATCCGATACGTCATGAACAATTGGCGTGTCGTGAAGCTCGGAACTACGCAGGCGCAGCGAAAGCTCTTCTTCAATCTGCAGCGCGAGAAAGAGAAGCTGGAGCGGGAAGGGTACACGCCGGATCCCGCACTGATCGCCGAGCGCCTGTCGGTGAAGCCGCAGGAGGTCATCGAGATGGAACAGCGCCTGTCGGGGCGCGACGTCTCGGTCGACGCGCCTGTGGGCGACGACGGTGACTCCTCGATGTTGGACTTTCTCCCCGACGGTTCGGCGCAGCCGGAGGAGGAATTCGGCGAAGGCGAGCTGCGCTCGATGATCCAGCAGCGGATCCGCGAGTTCGGTGACACGCTCGAGGACAAGGAACGGGTCATCTTCGACCAGCGGATGATCTCGGACGAGCCGAAGACCCTGCAGGAGCTGGGGGAGGTGTACGGCGTGAGCCGCGAGCGGATCCGCCAGATCGAAGAGCGGATCAAGCGTCGGCTGCGGGCCTACCTCGTCGAGCAGATCCCCGACATCGCCGACGTCGACGTGCGGATGCCGCTTTCCGACCGCCGGTCGTAG
- the rpoZ gene encoding DNA-directed RNA polymerase subunit omega, which produces MARVTVEDCLEKVPSRFELVLLGARRAKQLLKGSRPLVESDNKEVVTALREVAAEKVSVVYPPEEP; this is translated from the coding sequence ATGGCCCGCGTTACCGTTGAGGATTGCCTGGAGAAGGTCCCGAGCCGTTTTGAGCTCGTGTTGTTGGGCGCTCGGAGGGCGAAACAGCTCCTCAAGGGCTCTCGGCCTCTCGTCGAGTCCGACAACAAGGAAGTCGTGACGGCGCTGCGCGAAGTCGCGGCAGAGAAGGTCAGCGTCGTGTACCCGCCGGAGGAGCCGTAG
- a CDS encoding ATP-binding cassette domain-containing protein — translation MVRFFHVARAYGAREVLADVTLSLGGEPAVIAGPAGAGKSVLLRLMCGLEAPTRGWITVDGLPLAPTASDVLAAHRRRLAIVPQHSLLIEDRSVIQNVALALELQEAFLGEVHERAGEALARVGIAGLADRSAGSLSAGERRLVCLARALARDDSKLLIADEPAAGLDPVGRQRVGRLLAEQAAQGATVIVASQEPGLLGLGEHRVLFLEQGRVAWDSSGAAASEAS, via the coding sequence ATGGTTCGTTTCTTTCACGTGGCGCGTGCGTACGGAGCGAGGGAAGTTCTCGCTGACGTCACGCTCTCGCTCGGCGGGGAACCTGCGGTGATCGCGGGCCCGGCGGGCGCCGGCAAATCCGTTCTTTTGCGTTTAATGTGCGGTTTGGAAGCGCCGACGCGGGGATGGATCACGGTCGACGGGCTTCCGCTCGCTCCCACTGCGAGCGATGTGCTCGCCGCCCACCGGCGACGGTTGGCGATCGTTCCTCAGCACTCGCTGTTGATCGAGGATCGCAGTGTGATCCAGAACGTGGCTCTGGCGCTCGAGCTCCAGGAAGCGTTCCTTGGTGAGGTGCACGAGCGCGCCGGCGAGGCGTTGGCGCGGGTGGGCATCGCCGGTTTGGCCGATCGCTCCGCAGGCTCCCTCTCGGCGGGGGAGCGCCGGCTGGTCTGCCTGGCGCGGGCCCTCGCGCGAGACGACTCGAAGCTGCTGATCGCGGACGAGCCGGCCGCGGGCTTGGATCCGGTCGGCCGGCAGCGGGTCGGTCGGCTGCTCGCGGAACAGGCCGCGCAGGGTGCGACGGTGATTGTTGCCAGCCAGGAGCCCGGGTTGCTTGGTCTCGGCGAGCACCGCGTTCTGTTCCTCGAACAGGGACGAGTCGCCTGGGACTCCAGCGGCGCCGCCGCGTCGGAGGCCTCGTGA
- a CDS encoding S41 family peptidase → MTGRVRKSRRRAWLTMLAFGLIMAVLFSGGRAVQGVSAVGGDAYDRLETFTSILTIVQKNYVEEVGTKELLEGAVNGMLGSLDPHSAYLTPELYKELQVDTKGSFGGLGIEITNRSGVLTVVSPIEDTPAYRAGIQPGDQIIKIEGEFTKDLALMDAVKKMRGPPGSKVKISVKREGTADLIDFTITREDIQIQSVKSRDLGDGYGYVRITQFQERTAQNVDNALSEIAAANGGAILGLVLDLRNDPGGLLSQAVKVTDEFLDSGMIVYTDGRLDSQNQKYFAHKQGSSTDFPMVVLVNGGTASAAEIVAGALQDHKRALVLGTQTFGKGSVQTILPLDDSSAIRLTTARYYTPGGRSIQATGIVPDIEMENNVRLVRQDGRPLPQDFLREANLPKHLENENGSDDDDDEEGAQPEKQAAAAPSGVLGELGQDPQLDRALELLKSWHVFKTLVAKK, encoded by the coding sequence ATGACCGGACGCGTACGAAAGTCGCGCCGTCGGGCGTGGCTCACAATGTTGGCGTTCGGCCTGATCATGGCAGTGCTGTTTTCTGGTGGCAGGGCGGTTCAGGGAGTTTCCGCCGTCGGCGGTGATGCCTACGACCGGCTGGAGACGTTCACCAGCATTCTGACGATCGTTCAGAAGAACTACGTCGAGGAAGTCGGCACCAAGGAGCTTCTCGAAGGCGCGGTGAACGGCATGCTCGGATCCCTGGATCCGCACAGCGCCTACCTCACGCCCGAGCTCTACAAGGAGCTCCAGGTCGACACGAAGGGCAGCTTCGGCGGCCTCGGCATCGAGATCACCAATCGAAGCGGCGTGCTGACCGTCGTCTCGCCGATCGAGGACACCCCGGCGTATCGCGCGGGTATCCAGCCCGGCGACCAGATCATCAAGATCGAGGGCGAGTTCACCAAAGACCTGGCCCTGATGGACGCCGTCAAGAAGATGCGCGGTCCGCCCGGCTCGAAGGTGAAGATCTCGGTCAAGCGCGAGGGCACCGCAGATCTCATCGACTTTACGATCACGCGCGAAGACATCCAGATCCAGAGCGTCAAATCGCGCGACCTCGGCGACGGGTACGGCTACGTTCGCATTACCCAGTTCCAGGAACGAACCGCGCAGAACGTCGACAACGCCCTCAGTGAGATCGCCGCCGCCAACGGCGGCGCGATCCTCGGCCTGGTCCTCGATCTTCGCAACGACCCCGGTGGCTTGCTGTCGCAGGCGGTGAAGGTGACGGACGAGTTCCTCGACTCGGGCATGATCGTCTACACCGACGGTCGCCTCGACAGTCAGAACCAGAAGTACTTCGCGCACAAGCAGGGTAGCTCCACCGACTTCCCGATGGTGGTTCTCGTGAACGGCGGAACGGCGAGCGCAGCCGAGATCGTTGCCGGAGCTCTGCAGGATCACAAGCGTGCTCTGGTGCTCGGCACCCAGACGTTCGGCAAGGGGTCGGTCCAGACCATCCTGCCGCTCGACGACTCGTCCGCGATCCGTCTCACGACCGCGCGCTACTACACGCCGGGCGGTCGCTCGATTCAGGCGACGGGAATCGTCCCGGACATCGAGATGGAGAACAACGTCCGCCTGGTTCGCCAAGATGGACGGCCCCTTCCGCAGGACTTCCTGCGCGAGGCGAATCTCCCGAAGCATCTCGAGAACGAGAACGGCTCGGACGACGATGATGACGAGGAGGGCGCGCAGCCCGAAAAGCAGGCCGCGGCGGCCCCCAGCGGGGTGCTCGGCGAGCTCGGCCAGGACCCACAGCTGGATCGGGCACTCGAGTTGTTGAAGAGCTGGCACGTTTTCAAGACTCTCGTGGCCAAGAAGTGA